Proteins encoded within one genomic window of Bacillus sp. 1NLA3E:
- a CDS encoding cell wall elongation regulator TseB-like domain-containing protein, giving the protein MRKWILSGIGILLLIIALFSIVYLRALNPVKLAEEKAIAAANKKVKLVEIQDVQIYNGNETYYVLKGINQQKQKVIVWVSAKNGDVTVRKAKDGITQQQAVTKLLQEENPQKIISVKLAMIKKQQCWEIYYLSHNNLINYYYVDFETGEWLRKVENM; this is encoded by the coding sequence GTGAGAAAATGGATTTTAAGTGGAATAGGAATTTTATTGTTAATAATTGCTTTATTTTCAATTGTTTATTTACGAGCGTTAAACCCGGTAAAGTTGGCAGAAGAAAAAGCCATCGCAGCCGCAAATAAAAAGGTTAAACTCGTTGAGATTCAAGATGTTCAAATATACAATGGCAATGAGACTTATTATGTGCTAAAAGGGATAAATCAACAGAAGCAAAAAGTCATAGTTTGGGTATCAGCAAAAAATGGTGATGTAACTGTTCGAAAAGCAAAGGATGGAATCACACAACAACAGGCCGTTACCAAGTTACTTCAAGAAGAAAACCCCCAAAAAATAATTTCAGTTAAATTAGCTATGATAAAAAAACAACAATGTTGGGAAATTTATTACCTTTCGCATAATAATTTGATAAATTATTATTATGTTGATTTTGAAACAGGAGAATGGCTTCGAAAAGTCGAGAATATGTGA